One Neoarius graeffei isolate fNeoGra1 chromosome 19, fNeoGra1.pri, whole genome shotgun sequence genomic region harbors:
- the kdf1a gene encoding keratinocyte differentiation factor 1 yields the protein MPGHSTGTKQKSRPHTHGSGRCRSECYRPSQCSLSNQDSYRGHHIAKQESYRNQHNMNQDLYQDYSTDLPRLIDPRLPHGPPHVAKTQMSSYRDNHTTNHNSYRENHKTNQDLLQNHYTANQFWFCDDQDLYHNHASSPDRKLSQDSCRNYSTSNQHSFRDKDSHRDHCTDPPRTIVIDTQPSRGAARSCDNGLIPSAQCGSCSWSDCRTLICCILTCGFYSRQQPCVPPNESSTDPPPKSEPEPRRPEPKSEPKTTHLPSSGSFRYGDVYLAGKKVVYSPNSDAPARRNRSTAKGESQRPISNTSIYSREDLDVDDVDDGGTDIDSLITKKLLELYKLHQIEQLAKCTSDLSFSRKTNEISDLINSIAQDYNLEEQEAECRLVHGVIRISTRKYKSQTSKGYKSKDYKSQDALLQPNGRRDGTLPDSGNETMTFTFSTDEPEMLVSDLTPSDELARKIRGHSRRTAYSSGMAMDWSAEPLLC from the exons ATGCCTGGACACAGCACTGGGACCAAACAAAAGTCCCGCCCACACACCCACGGGTCGGGACGCTGCAGGTCCGAGTGTTACAGGCCGAGCCAGTGCAGCTTGAGCAACCAGGATTCATACCGAGGTCATCACATCGCCAAGCAGGAGTCCTACAGGAATCAACACAACATGAATCAGGACTTGTACCAAGATTACTCCACTGATTTACCCCGGCTCATCGACCCACGGCTGCCCCACGGTCCTCCACACGTCGCTAAAACCCAAATGAGTTCATATCGAGACAATCACACAACCAATCACAATTCATACCGGGAGAATCACAAAACAAATCAGGATTTGTTACAGAATCACTACACAGCCAATCAATTTTGGTTCTGTGATGATCAGGATCTATATCACAACCACGCCTCAAGTCCAGATCGCAAACTGTCCCAGGATTCATGCCGGAATTATTCCACCAGCAATCAGCACTCATTCCGAGATAAGGATTCACACCGTGATCACTGCACTGATCCGCCACGCACCATCGTCATCGACACTCAGCCGTCCCGTGGCGCTGCTCGGAGCTGTGATAACGGATTGATCCCGAGCGCTCAGTGCGGCTCGTGTTCCTGGTCAGATTGCCGAACTCTGATCTGCTGCATCCTCACCTGTGGCTTTTACAGCCGCCAGCAGCCCTGCGTCCCCCCTAATGAGAGTTCCACCGACCCGCCACCCAAATCCGAGCCTGAACCGCGGCGACCCGAACCCAAATCCGAGCCCAAGACAACTCATCTGCCCAGTTCTGGAAGTTTCCGTTATGGAGATGTCTATTTGGCGGGAAAGAAGGTAGTGTACTCGCCAAATTCAGATGCTCCAGCTCGACGCAACAGATCCACAGCAAAGGGTGAGAGTCAAAGGCCCATTAGCAAcactagcatttactccagagAGGACCTGGACGTGGATGACGTGGATGACGGGGGCACCGATATCGACTCGCTAATCACCAAGAAGCTTCTGGAGCTTTATAAACTGCACCAGATTGAGCAGCTGGCCAAGTGCACGTCAGACCTGTCATTCTCACGCAAGACGAACGAAATCAGTGACCTGATCAACAGCATCGCGCAGGACTACAACCTGGAGGAGCAGGAGGCCGAGTGCCGGCTCGTACACGGCGTCATCCGCATCAGCACACGCAAGTACAAGTCTCAGACTTCCAAAGGCTATAAAAGCAAAGACTACAAATCCCAGGATGCACTGCTGCAGCCGAACGGGAGGAGGGATGGGACGCTGCCGGACAGCGGCAATGAAACCATGACCTTTACCTTCAGCACTG ATGAACCGGAGATGCTGGTGTCTGATTTGACGCCCTCTGATGAACTGGCGAGAAAGATCAGAGGACACAGCAGGCGAACCG CGTATTCTTCAGGAATGGCTATGGACTGGTCTGCAGAGCCGCTGCTGTGCTGA